The genomic stretch CTAAAGGTGGTTGAAAGTCTAGATTTACACCAAGCAACCACAGCCGCTAGAGCCTTTGCTTTATTTTTTCAACTCATTAATATTGTTGAACAAGATCATGAGCAGGAACAAACTAGCATCTATCGGGTTAGTCCGATCAATAGCGAAACCGAATATCCCGTTGGTACCTTTCGCTGGCTATTTCCTGAACTGAAAAAGCTCAATGTACCACCACGTCAAATCCAAAAGATCCTAGACAATCTTGATATTCGCCTCGTCTTCACTGCCCACCCTACGGAAATTGTGCGCCATACCATTCGAGAGAAGCAGCGCACGATCGCCAAGATGCTCAAGGAATTAGATCGCTTAATCGGCTTTCGTGGCGATGAAGCTGTCACCCAAGCGATCGCTATGAACTGGGAAGCAGCCTCATTACAAGACCAAATAGCAGAGGAAATCCGTCTCTGGTGGCGCACTGATGAGCTAAACCAAATTAAGCCCACTGTTTTAGACGAAGCCGACTACACCCTACATTATTTTGAGGAAGTTTTATTTGATGCGATCCCAGTTCTTTACGATCGCATTGCCTCCGCAATTTCTGTAACTTTTCCGAAACTAAAGTTACCGCGCTATGACTTTTGCAAATTTGGTTCATGGGTTGGCAGCGATCGCGATGGCAATCCCTATGTCACCCCCGAAGTCACATGGCAAACCGCCTGCTATCAACGCAATCTAGTTTTAAACAAATATATTAAGTCCGTAGATCGCCTCAGCCGTTTACTGTCACTATCCCAAAGCCTCAGTGATGTCTCTCAAGATTTACTAGACTCCCTTGGTGATGACCAAATCCATTTACCTGAAATTTACGAGAAATATTCGATCAAATTCCGCCAAGAGCCTTATCGACTCAAACTCGCCTACATCAAAAATAGACTAGAGAGAACGCGCGATCGCAATCAAAAGCTTCGCCATAGCGGTTGGCAAGCCTCGGAAATGGAATTGTCTACCAAAGGGCAAGAGCATCAGCTATATACCAATGTTGCCGACTTCTTATCAGAGTTAAAGCTAGTTCAAGCCAGTTTAATCGAAACCAAACTCAATCCGAAGCCCCTTGAGAATCTGATCCGCCAAGTTGAGGTCTATGGTTTTCACCTAGCACACCTTGATATTCGCCAAGAAAGTACGCAGCATAGCAATACGATCACCGAAATTGCCGAGACCTTGCAACTTTTACCCAAGCCTTACGATGAACTCACTGAAGTAGAAAAGGTGACTTGGTTAACGCAAGAGCTAAAAACGCGCCGCCCAATGATCCCTGCCAATCTAAACTTTAGTACCAAAACCAACGAGATTATTGAGACATTTCGGATGGTGGCAAAGGTTCAACAGGAATTTTCCGTAGAAATTTGCAACAACTACGTGATCAGTATGAACCGTAGTGTCAGCGATATTCTTGAAGTATTGCTCCTCGCCAAGGAAGCAGGACTCTACGACCCTGCTACAGGCAAAGGCTCCCTCAGCATTGCCCCCCTCTTTGAAACGGTCGAGGACTTGCAAAGCGCACCGCCAATTATGACGGAGTTGTTTGAATTGCCCCTCTATCGCGCCTATCTTGAAAGTCACGATCATCTACAAGAGGTGATGCTGGGCTATTCTGACAGCAACAAAGATTCAGGATTTTTGAGTAGTAACTGGGAAATTTATAAAGCCCAGCGGGCGCTGCAAGATGTTTGCCAAAAATATCAGGTGGAACTACGGATGTTTCATGGACGTGGCGGCTCAGTTGGACGTGGTGGTGGCCCGACCTATGAGGCAATCTTGGCGCAACCCGGTCGCAGCATCGAAGGCAGGATCAAGATCACCGAACAGGGTGAAGTACTTGCCTCAAAGTATTCATTGCCCGAAATCGCTCTTTACAACCTCGAAACGATCACCACAGCAGTTATTCAAGCTGCCCTATTACCCAGTAGCACCGATACCCTCGATTGCTGGCTGGACACGATGGAAGAAATTTCTAAGCGATCGCGCCAAGTGTATCGCCATTTAATTTACGAGCAGCCGAATCTGGTGGAATTTTTTCACCAAGTTACGCCGATCGAAGAAATTAGCCAGTTACAAATCAGCTCCCGTCCTGCCCGTCGTGCGGGTAAGCGCGATCTTGGCAGTCTCAGAGCCATTCCTTGGGTATTTAGTTGGACACAAAGCCGCTTTTTATTACCCTCTTGGTATGGCATCGGTGCAGCCCTAGAAGAATTTCTCCAAGAAAACCCCGACGGGCATTTGTCACTATTGCAATATTTCTACAGCAAATGGCCATTCTTTAAAACGGCGATCTCCCGTGTCGAGATGACGATCGCCAAAACCGATCTGCAAATCGCCCATCACTACATGCGAGAGCTAACTAAAGAGGGTTACGAGGAAGCCTTTGTCGAAATATTTGCGGAAATCACCGAAGAGTTTCAACGCACACGCAAAGTACTGCAATTGATCACAGGTCAAAAACAAATGCTAGATAGCGATCGCGATCTCCAAAGATCAGTGCAGCTCCGCAATGGCTCAATTGTGCCACTTGGATTTATTCAAGCATCTTTACTCAAGCGTCTCCGTCAACATCGTCCTGATACCGTCGATCTGCGATCGCGCTATTCCAAGAACGAGCTATTACGTGGGGCATTACTCACTATTAACGGCATTGCGGCAGGTATGCGGAATACAGGTTGATCCCTATTGATAGAAAGCACCCTAGGGGTGCTTTCTATTTAGAGCGCAAAGCGTTATACATCCATGTTACGATTTTGGACAAACTGAGCGTGTTTATTGAGCGTGTGTGAGGAGTATGAGCCCCAATCGTAATTTCCACGATCCCATAAGGGTTGGTGTCATTGGTATCGG from Pseudanabaena sp. Chao 1811 encodes the following:
- the ppc gene encoding phosphoenolpyruvate carboxylase; translated protein: MSSPAALSASLVQIVNIESDLRAANSRLRYRLKLVEDLWESVLLRESGQELVDLLRQLRAMCSPEGQAPEYPAEEVLKVVESLDLHQATTAARAFALFFQLINIVEQDHEQEQTSIYRVSPINSETEYPVGTFRWLFPELKKLNVPPRQIQKILDNLDIRLVFTAHPTEIVRHTIREKQRTIAKMLKELDRLIGFRGDEAVTQAIAMNWEAASLQDQIAEEIRLWWRTDELNQIKPTVLDEADYTLHYFEEVLFDAIPVLYDRIASAISVTFPKLKLPRYDFCKFGSWVGSDRDGNPYVTPEVTWQTACYQRNLVLNKYIKSVDRLSRLLSLSQSLSDVSQDLLDSLGDDQIHLPEIYEKYSIKFRQEPYRLKLAYIKNRLERTRDRNQKLRHSGWQASEMELSTKGQEHQLYTNVADFLSELKLVQASLIETKLNPKPLENLIRQVEVYGFHLAHLDIRQESTQHSNTITEIAETLQLLPKPYDELTEVEKVTWLTQELKTRRPMIPANLNFSTKTNEIIETFRMVAKVQQEFSVEICNNYVISMNRSVSDILEVLLLAKEAGLYDPATGKGSLSIAPLFETVEDLQSAPPIMTELFELPLYRAYLESHDHLQEVMLGYSDSNKDSGFLSSNWEIYKAQRALQDVCQKYQVELRMFHGRGGSVGRGGGPTYEAILAQPGRSIEGRIKITEQGEVLASKYSLPEIALYNLETITTAVIQAALLPSSTDTLDCWLDTMEEISKRSRQVYRHLIYEQPNLVEFFHQVTPIEEISQLQISSRPARRAGKRDLGSLRAIPWVFSWTQSRFLLPSWYGIGAALEEFLQENPDGHLSLLQYFYSKWPFFKTAISRVEMTIAKTDLQIAHHYMRELTKEGYEEAFVEIFAEITEEFQRTRKVLQLITGQKQMLDSDRDLQRSVQLRNGSIVPLGFIQASLLKRLRQHRPDTVDLRSRYSKNELLRGALLTINGIAAGMRNTG